A stretch of the Lactuca sativa cultivar Salinas chromosome 9, Lsat_Salinas_v11, whole genome shotgun sequence genome encodes the following:
- the LOC111884519 gene encoding PWWP domain-containing protein 1 translates to MGSVSQEGNIGNVNNRGAGDSIEVSPDYGFEVGDMVWGKVKSHPWWPGHVYSEDLATPSVRRSKKDGLLLVAFFGDSSYGWFDSSELMPFDSNFAEKSLQTNSKTFVKALEEAIDEVRRRSALGLSCMCRNEQNFRKTDAQGFVAVDVVDYEPGAVYSINTIRKARESFQPRLALDFVRELALEPTDEHDDIDFIKNKAIVMSYRRAVYYDQAFGGDIIRPLPGSIQVSTSGKKPSKAPLSGRQVFSDTPSKLKTPSNAKPNKPKTDKYLFKRRQKVKESTPEDIEDPILATLKVSTNEDTSKPIIVPESSNNPLDFEINIPIISLIHKSSNLQKFVTQNGFPNSHLHKISSPEKKIKKRKKESSMEKVEVPEEQKKRKKESLIHDHDHDGHSPEMELPRVLADLHSLALDPFHTNNRKLRQIFLKFRSLVFQKSLNSVTQNGIKSPVVAGAPPVKPPPPPLPPPPPLSGGIKRDRDEETVAKKKKIKKIDEDGGRQTAGVKPRKSGQEVGQRAGAEEEERTTLKMEFPSGESLPSISELKAKLGRYGTMDHDGTRIYWKTFTCLVVYKYKADALAALKAVTATGSSSCSLFGSTNVKYSLKEISNSEPSAKVSDRQPPAEDTTAVVVAVDTPVKSCLKKSGGGEDGGRKISRVKFNLARDERVSVAPPLVPLQPLPLASPPPPRRSMNYIKPSAPPSLPPQSMLVAPPPSRPLLVPLQPPPLASPPPQRRSMNYSKPSAPPSLPPQSMLVAPPPSPPPLVPLHPPPLASPPPQRRSMNYNKPLAPPSLPPQSMLVAPPPPRPLAQAPRLNRPAAMPPAPPRPNVDIAQQMVSLLTRCNDVVAHVTGILGYVPYHPL, encoded by the exons ATGGGTAGTGTTTCGCAGGAAGGAAATATCGGTAATGTAAACAACAGAGGAGCTGGGGATTCGATAGAGGTATCTCCTGATTATGGATTTGAAGTAGGGGATATGGTTTGGGGAAAAGTGAAATCCCATCCTTGGTGGCCTGGCCATGTGTACAGTGAAGATCTTGCAACCCCTTCAGTCCGCCGATCAAAGAAGGATGGTCTATTGTTGGTTGCGTTTTTCGGTGACAGTAGCTATGGATGGTTTGATTCTTCAGAACTTATGCCATTTGATTCCAATTTTGCCGAGAAGTCTCTACAGACTAATTCAAAAACATTTGTTAAGGCTTTGGAGGAGGCTATTGATGAAGTAAGGAGGCGGAGTGCTCTTGGATTGTCTTGTATGTGTCGGAATGAGCAGAATTTCAGGAAGACCGATGCACAGGGTTTTGTTGCTGTTGATGTGGTGGATTATGAGCCTGGAGCTGTATATTCAATTAACACAATTCGGAAAGCCAGGGAAAGTTTCCAGCCAAGATTAGCTCTTGATTTTGTAAGGGAGCTGGCTTTAGAACCTACAGATGAACATGATGACATTGATTTTATAAAGAACAAGGCCATTGTTATGTCTTACAGAAGGGCAGTTTATTATGATCAGGCATTTGGTGGTGATATTATTCGCCCATTACCTGGATCTATACAAGTATCAACCTCTGGAAAAAAGCCATCTAAAG CTCCATTGAGTGGGCGACAGGTGTTTAGTGACACTCCAAGCAAGCTTAAAACCCCTTCAAATGCTAAACCTAATAAACCTAAGACAGATAAATATCTTTTCAAAAGAAGACAAAAAGTCAAAGAGTCAACCCCTGAAGATATCGAAGATCCAATACTTGCAACATTAAAAGTTTCAACCAATGAAGACACATCCAAACCCATTATTGTTCCAGAATCATCCAATAATCCTCTTGATTTTGAAATCAACATACCCATTATTTCTCTAATTCACAAGTCTTCAAATCTCCAAAAATTTGTCACCCAAAATGGCTTTCCAAATTCACACCTCCATAAAATTAGTTCCCCAGAGAAGaagataaagaaaagaaaaaaagaatctTCAATGGAGAAAGTTGAAGTCCCGGAggaacaaaagaaaagaaaaaaagaatctttaattcatgatcatgatCATGATGGTCATAGCCCTGAAATGGAGCTGCCACGTGTCCTGGCAGATTTGCATTCATTAGCTCTTGATCCTTTTCATACTAATAACAGAAAACTCCGGCAGATTTTTCTAAAGTTCCGGTCACTTGTATTCCAAAAAAGCTTAAACTCAGTCACTCAAAACGGAATTAAATCCCCGGTGGTCGCCGGAGCTCCACCGGTaaaaccaccaccgccaccacttcCACCGCCACCGCCACTGTCGGGTGGCATCAAGCGGGATCGCGATGAAGAAACCGTTGcgaaaaagaaaaagataaagaaaatCGATGAAGATGGCGGGCGGCAGACGGCAGGCGTAAAACCGAGGAAATCCGGGCAGGAGGTCGGGCAGCGGGCAGGGGCAGAGGAAGAGGAACGGACTACTTTAAAGATGGAGTTTCCATCGGGAGAATCATTGCCGTCTATTAGTGAGCTGAAGGCGAAGTTGGGGCGTTATGGAACGATGGATCATGATGGGACCCGCATATATTGGAAGACTTTCACGTGTCTTGTGGTTTACAAATACAAGGCGGATGCTCTGGCGGCATTGAAGGCGGTCACCGCCACTGGAAGTTCAAGTTGCAGTCTGTTTGGGAGCACCAATGTAAAGTATAGTCTCAAGGAGATTTCCAATTCCGAACCGTCTGCCAAAGTCTCCGACCGCCAGCCGCCAGCGGAGGACACGACGGctgtggtggtggcggtggataCGCCAGTGAAATCGTGTTTGAAGAAATCCGGTGGTGGTGAAGATGGCGGCAGAAAGATTTCTCGTGTAAAATTCAATTTGGCCAGAGACGAAAGAGTGTCGGTGGCACCACCACTAGTTCCATTGCAGCCGCTGCCTTTAGCATCACCGCCGCCACCACGGAGGTCTATGAACTACATCAAACCATCGGCACCACCATCATTGCCGCCACAGTCGATGTTGGTGGCACCACCACCATCGCGTCCACTGCTAGTTCCATTGCAGCCGCCACCTTTAGCATCTCCGCCACCACAACGGAGGTCTATGAACTACAGCAAACCATCGGCACCACCATCATTGCCGCCACAGTCGATGCTGGTGGCACCACCGCCATCGCCGCCACCTTTAGTTCCATTGCACCCGCCACCTTTAGCATCTCCGCCACCACAACGGAGGTCTATGAACTACAACAAACCATTGGCACCACCATCATTGCCGCCACAGTCGATGCTGGTGGCACCGCCACCGCCACGACCGCTAGCTCAAGCGCCACGGTTAAACAGACCTGCCGCCATGCCACCAGCACCGCCGCGGCCAAATGTTGATATTGCACAGCAAATGGTGAGCCTTTTGACAAGATGTAATGATGTGGTGGCACATGTTACGGGTATTTTAGGATATGTGCCTTACCATCCTTTGTAA
- the LOC111884515 gene encoding uncharacterized protein LOC111884515, whose product MANEPTKSDKVAQPPPENTYPPSQGGAPPPQYAPYPNQPPPNGPYPNQPPPNGPYPNQPPPYAGYPPNGAYPNQPPPPNGAYPPGSYPPGQPYPPQQPQYGGYPPESGQPPYHGGEKEKKKDKDKDKDHKDKDHKDKSHKDKDKKDKKKKKKKKKGIGGSLLDFGAGVGAALLGVALGEEIEGGGSSDSD is encoded by the coding sequence ATGGCTAATGAACCCACCAAATCGGACAAAGTGGCCCAGCCACCTCCGGAAAACACATACCCACCATCTCAGGGTGGCGCTCCACCGCCTCAATATGCACCATATCCAAACCAACCACCGCCAAATGGACCATACCCAAACCAACCACCACCAAATGGACCATACCCAAATCAACCACCACCATACGCCGGATACCCACCAAATGGCGCATATCCAAACCAACCTCCGCCACCAAATGGGGCATACCCTCCAGGTTCCTACCCACCGGGCCAACCTTATCCTCCGCAACAGCCACAATATGGCGGGTATCCACCGGAATCAGGCCAACCACCTTATCATGGCGGTGAAAAGGAGAAAAAGAAGGATAAAGATAAGgacaaggaccacaaggacaaaGATCACAAAGATAAAAGCCACAAGGACAAAGACAAGAAagataagaaaaagaagaagaaaaagaagaaaggcaTCGGCGGAAGTTTGCTTGATTTTGGTGCCGGAGTCGGAGCAGCCTTACTCGGAGTAGCACTAGGGGAGGAGATTGAGGGCGGTGGTAGTTCTGATTCGGATTAG